One genomic window of Corallococcus silvisoli includes the following:
- a CDS encoding acyl-CoA dehydrogenase family protein: MNDVLRFLLTEAPDSPSLDSVDAWWRRHLAVLPRFPAPADLALASGFRMDRLGFAFASGYQAALRSLFPQLPADRRVALCATESGGGHPTAMQTQLTPSGAGWKLDGVKTYVTLGTHAEVLLVVASEGRDAQGRNRLRMAVVDAKKPGVQVEPLPPLGFIPEVPHAALRLEGVVLAPEDVLPGDGYTRYLKPFRTVEDCHVNLAVLGWLVKVGRRCGWPVALREELVAVAVMMRALAKEDPSDPGAHVALGGAFTQMHRALERCEVAWEGVDVEMRERWQRDRRVLDLASKVRAKRLEVARQRLAGGAGDD; encoded by the coding sequence GTGAACGACGTCCTGCGCTTCCTGCTCACCGAGGCCCCCGACTCTCCTTCGCTCGACTCCGTGGACGCCTGGTGGCGCCGGCACCTCGCGGTGCTGCCGCGCTTCCCGGCCCCGGCGGACCTGGCGCTCGCCAGCGGCTTCCGGATGGACCGGCTGGGGTTCGCGTTCGCCTCCGGCTACCAGGCGGCGCTGCGCTCCCTCTTCCCCCAGCTCCCCGCGGACCGGCGCGTCGCGCTCTGCGCCACCGAGTCCGGGGGCGGGCACCCCACCGCGATGCAGACCCAGCTCACGCCCTCTGGCGCGGGCTGGAAGCTGGACGGCGTGAAGACGTACGTCACCCTGGGCACGCACGCGGAGGTGCTGCTGGTGGTCGCCTCCGAGGGGCGCGACGCCCAGGGCCGCAACCGCCTGCGCATGGCCGTGGTGGACGCGAAGAAGCCCGGCGTGCAGGTGGAGCCGCTGCCGCCGCTGGGCTTCATCCCGGAGGTGCCCCACGCGGCGCTGCGGCTGGAGGGCGTGGTGCTGGCCCCGGAGGACGTGCTGCCCGGCGACGGCTACACCCGCTACCTCAAGCCGTTCCGCACCGTGGAGGACTGCCACGTCAACCTGGCCGTGCTGGGCTGGCTGGTGAAGGTGGGGCGCCGGTGCGGCTGGCCGGTGGCGCTGCGCGAGGAACTGGTCGCCGTCGCGGTGATGATGCGCGCGCTCGCGAAGGAGGACCCCAGCGACCCGGGCGCGCACGTGGCGCTGGGCGGGGCCTTCACGCAGATGCACCGCGCGCTGGAGCGCTGCGAGGTGGCCTGGGAGGGCGTGGACGTGGAGATGCGCGAGCGGTGGCAGCGCGACCGGCGCGTGCTCGACCTGGCGTCCAAGGTGCGCGCGAAGCGGCTGGAGGTCGCGCGCCAGCGGCTGGCCGGCGGCGCGGGCGACGACTGA
- a CDS encoding DUF1178 family protein, giving the protein MTEIRNRPAAPSVAPARTQAPAAQPARTNQATAASRAEVLNRAELARARATAAPVQATPGSWRGGPNTEVGRAIQTMRQRMSDVNITIKGDTPQSLFDRAILDNKHVTNEQILEMSRVTMDKLATDPETRAKVLERVPNARELPVHHFTVAMMSAVTGIDRAALSEACPDLGLTGAPNTPLLYAAKTERMQRSTALHDFTDYMRGAGVKGVNKAVWGVENRVLSAIVSALGGGRY; this is encoded by the coding sequence ATGACCGAGATCCGCAACCGCCCCGCCGCTCCCTCCGTCGCCCCGGCCCGCACGCAGGCGCCCGCCGCGCAGCCCGCGCGGACCAATCAGGCCACCGCGGCCTCGCGCGCGGAAGTGCTCAACCGCGCGGAGCTGGCGCGGGCCCGCGCGACCGCCGCGCCGGTCCAGGCGACGCCGGGCTCGTGGCGCGGGGGGCCGAACACGGAGGTCGGTCGCGCCATCCAGACCATGCGCCAGCGCATGTCCGACGTGAACATCACCATCAAGGGTGACACGCCGCAGAGCCTGTTCGACCGGGCCATCCTGGACAACAAGCACGTGACCAACGAGCAGATCCTGGAGATGTCCCGCGTCACGATGGACAAGCTGGCCACGGATCCGGAGACGCGCGCGAAGGTGCTGGAGCGCGTGCCCAACGCGCGCGAGCTGCCCGTGCACCACTTCACCGTGGCGATGATGTCCGCGGTGACGGGCATCGACCGCGCGGCGCTGTCGGAGGCCTGTCCCGACCTGGGCCTCACCGGCGCGCCCAACACGCCGCTGCTCTACGCGGCCAAGACCGAGCGCATGCAGCGCTCCACCGCCCTGCACGACTTCACCGACTACATGCGCGGCGCGGGCGTGAAGGGCGTGAACAAGGCCGTCTGGGGCGTGGAGAACCGCGTCCTGTCCGCCATCGTCTCCGCGCTGGGCGGCGGGCGGTACTAG